One stretch of Zootoca vivipara chromosome 8, rZooViv1.1, whole genome shotgun sequence DNA includes these proteins:
- the TMEM170B gene encoding transmembrane protein 170B — translation MSPPPRGAHPIRAPSARSVPSGAWSHLLRDWWRSQPRLAGRRHIDDGAGQAAASSTSAAGMKAEAGDSSMINLSVQQVLSLWAHGTSLRHLTEMWYWVFLWALFSSLFVHGAAGVLMFVMLQRHRQGRVISIIAVSIGFLGSVTGAMITSAAVAGIFRVAGKSMAPLQALVFGIGQTVLTLIISFSRILATL, via the exons ATGTCTCCCCCGCCGCGGGGAGCCCACCCCATCCGCGCCCCTTCGGCCCGCAGCGTCCCCTCGGGAGCTTGGTCTCACCTTCTCCGAGACTGGTGGCGAAGCCAGCCTCGACTCGCCGGGAGGCGGCACATCGACGACGGAGCCGGCCAggccgccgcctcctccaccAGCGCGGCGGGGATGAAGGCGGAGGCGGGGGACAGCAGCATGATCAACTTGTCGGTCCAGCAGGTGCTGAGTCTGTGGGCGCACGGCACCTCGCTCCGGCACCTCACCG AAATGTGGTACTGGGTTTTCCTCTGGgctctcttctcctctctctttgtCCACGGTGCTGCAGGAGTTTTAATGTTTGTGATGCTGCAGAGGCATAGACAAGGGAGAGTAATCTCTATCATTGCAGTCAGCATTGGATTTCTGGGTTCTGTAACTGGAGCAATGATAACCA GTGCAGCGGTAGCTGGAATTTTCAGAGTAGCTGGAAAAAGCATGGCTCCTTTACAAGCACTGGTGTTTGGAATTGGCCAGACTGTACTGACACTAATTATATCCTTCTCAAGAATTCTTGCTACACTTTGA